A window of the Canis lupus baileyi chromosome 1, mCanLup2.hap1, whole genome shotgun sequence genome harbors these coding sequences:
- the LOC140601241 gene encoding uncharacterized protein isoform X2: MDSYSTLSSVAYSWEEDPKFILRGWSLVFSILATLLGLSVVDGRLAYLQGSYTGYLGIWIDCGRHKCANLGQVTVLIHMSMGFMMLALTLCLFLLLAMGLSFRPGFKRLSKIDLVFSSLSFSIVNCETLKPRPQVSYLVTTYLCWGAGALMLWVGALNYFNHLGMWSQGTAFKERRVSYRRWASQQKSQRRESEQPSTADRKHTVQQPHAVTSATL; the protein is encoded by the exons ATGGATTCATACTCTACCCTGT CCAGTGTGGCCTATTCCTGGGAGGAGGACCCCAAGTTCATCCTGCGGGGCTGGTCTCTGGTCTTCAGCATCCTTGCAACCTTGTTGGGGCTCAGCGTGGTGGATGGACGTCTGGCCTACTTGCAGGGATCTTACACTGGCTACCTGGGCATCTGGATAGACTGCGGGAGGCATAAGTGCGCCAACCTGGGCCAAGTGACCG TTCTTATCCATATGAGCATGGGATTCATGATGCTGGCCCTGaccctgtgtctcttcctcctcctggccATGGGGCTCTCCTTCCGGCCAGGCTTCAAACGCCTTAGTAAGATTGATCTTGTCTTCAGTTCTCTCAGTTTCAGCATTG TCAACTGCGAGACACTGAAGCCGAGGCCACAGGTGTCCTACCTGGTGACCACCTATCTGTGCTGGGGCGCTGGTGCCTTGATGCTGTGGGTCG GAGCTCTGAACTACTTCAACCACTTGGGCATGTGGAGCCAAGGGACGGCCTTCAAGGAGCGGCGGGTGAGCTATCGTCGGTGGGCCTCGCAGCAGAAGAGCCAGAGACGCGAGTCCGAACAGCCGTCCACCGCGGACCGCAAGCACACGGTGCAGCAGCCCCACGCAGTCACCTCCGCGACTCTCTAA
- the LOC140601241 gene encoding uncharacterized protein isoform X3, translated as MDSYSTLSSVAYSWEEDPKFILRGWSLVFSILATLLGLSVVDGRLAYLQGSYTGYLGIWIDCGRHKCANLGQVTVLIHMSMGFMMLALTLCLFLLLAMGLSFRPGFKRLSKIDLVFSSLSFSIGALNYFNHLGMWSQGTAFKERRVSYRRWASQQKSQRRESEQPSTADRKHTVQQPHAVTSATL; from the exons ATGGATTCATACTCTACCCTGT CCAGTGTGGCCTATTCCTGGGAGGAGGACCCCAAGTTCATCCTGCGGGGCTGGTCTCTGGTCTTCAGCATCCTTGCAACCTTGTTGGGGCTCAGCGTGGTGGATGGACGTCTGGCCTACTTGCAGGGATCTTACACTGGCTACCTGGGCATCTGGATAGACTGCGGGAGGCATAAGTGCGCCAACCTGGGCCAAGTGACCG TTCTTATCCATATGAGCATGGGATTCATGATGCTGGCCCTGaccctgtgtctcttcctcctcctggccATGGGGCTCTCCTTCCGGCCAGGCTTCAAACGCCTTAGTAAGATTGATCTTGTCTTCAGTTCTCTCAGTTTCAGCATTG GAGCTCTGAACTACTTCAACCACTTGGGCATGTGGAGCCAAGGGACGGCCTTCAAGGAGCGGCGGGTGAGCTATCGTCGGTGGGCCTCGCAGCAGAAGAGCCAGAGACGCGAGTCCGAACAGCCGTCCACCGCGGACCGCAAGCACACGGTGCAGCAGCCCCACGCAGTCACCTCCGCGACTCTCTAA
- the LOC140601241 gene encoding uncharacterized protein isoform X1: MDSYSTLSSVAYSWEEDPKFILRGWSLVFSILATLLGLSVVDGRLAYLQGSYTGYLGIWIDCGRHKCANLGQVTVLIHMSMGFMMLALTLCLFLLLAMGLSFRPGFKRLSKIDLVFSSLSFSIGFLIILSMTLFVVNCETLKPRPQVSYLVTTYLCWGAGALMLWVGALNYFNHLGMWSQGTAFKERRVSYRRWASQQKSQRRESEQPSTADRKHTVQQPHAVTSATL; this comes from the exons ATGGATTCATACTCTACCCTGT CCAGTGTGGCCTATTCCTGGGAGGAGGACCCCAAGTTCATCCTGCGGGGCTGGTCTCTGGTCTTCAGCATCCTTGCAACCTTGTTGGGGCTCAGCGTGGTGGATGGACGTCTGGCCTACTTGCAGGGATCTTACACTGGCTACCTGGGCATCTGGATAGACTGCGGGAGGCATAAGTGCGCCAACCTGGGCCAAGTGACCG TTCTTATCCATATGAGCATGGGATTCATGATGCTGGCCCTGaccctgtgtctcttcctcctcctggccATGGGGCTCTCCTTCCGGCCAGGCTTCAAACGCCTTAGTAAGATTGATCTTGTCTTCAGTTCTCTCAGTTTCAGCATTG GGTTCCTGATTATTCTCAGTATGACGCTCTTTGTAGTCAACTGCGAGACACTGAAGCCGAGGCCACAGGTGTCCTACCTGGTGACCACCTATCTGTGCTGGGGCGCTGGTGCCTTGATGCTGTGGGTCG GAGCTCTGAACTACTTCAACCACTTGGGCATGTGGAGCCAAGGGACGGCCTTCAAGGAGCGGCGGGTGAGCTATCGTCGGTGGGCCTCGCAGCAGAAGAGCCAGAGACGCGAGTCCGAACAGCCGTCCACCGCGGACCGCAAGCACACGGTGCAGCAGCCCCACGCAGTCACCTCCGCGACTCTCTAA
- the LOC140601211 gene encoding uncharacterized protein, which yields MSQRPQPDHKSTQPNVLPAAPTNTQEETQGFQSIRHSRRVSIQEPLPIIHNRRVSIQEPLPTIHNRRVSIQEPLPIIHNRRVSIQEPLPTIHNRRVSIQESLIVTSHWASTHDTPSVINSRQVSIENAPATISGHQASIQGAPSVTYSRRFNTRDVPPIFQTPYINTQNSPSITHTPLSNMESVIYNSSRASSNDSWPTSWSPHLSIQGLTLPNQARVNVPPSITHSPTVSVKSVDSVIWTSQEIFKDSVNSSQFYQNPLDNIQSTQTSISTEMDSGGFQNKGRRRHSQLPLAWKLLHGAKKISRQMSLALTLAGMVIISLISLGQPWMHFQVPLTPPGHPDGSLTIHINTIFFMQCPDIYCIQEYDQNAYLLDFAWAFLILASIASFFLCIILINIIFFTSSNLRMLDFSNVIISILAGTSMVLGILFYLMQAHEFLQEGMTYRLGRSFYLAWISVFLFLMTGFFSYLNYMNFWSILALQAIWT from the exons ATGTCCCAGAGACCCCAACCTGACCACAAGAGCACCCAGCCAAATGTCCTTCCAGCAGCTCCCACAAATACCCAAGAGGAGACCCAAGGCTTTCAGTCCATTCGCCACAGTCGCCGGGTCAGCATCCAGGAACCCCTGCCCATTATCCATAATCGCCGGGTCAGCATCCAAGAACCTCTGCCCACTATCCACAATCGCCGGGTCAGCATCCAGGAACCCCTGCCCATTATCCATAATCGCCGGGTCAGCATCCAAGAACCTCTGCCCACTATCCACAATCGCCGGGTCAGCATCCAAGAGTCTCTGATAGTCACCAGTCACTGGGCCAGTACCCATGACACACCATCTGTTATCAACAGCCGCCAAGTCAGTATTGAGAATGCACCAGCCACTATTAGTGGTCACCAGGCCAGTATCCAAGGCGCACCGTCAGTTACCTACAGTCGCCGTTTCAATACCCGAGATGTTCCACCCATTTTCCAAACTCCCTACATCAACACCCAAAACTCTCCGTCAATCACTCACACCCCATTGTCCAATATGGAATCGGTTATCTACAATAGCAGTCGAGCCAGTAGCAACGACAGCTGGCCAACAAGCTGGAGTCCCCACCTAAGCATTCAAGGCCTCACATTGCCAAACCAGGCCAGAGTCAATGTCCCCCCTTCAATTACTCACAGCCCCACGGTCAGTGTCAAAAGCGTTGATTCAGTCATCTGGACCTCCCAGGAGATTTTCAAAGACTCTGTGAACAGCTCCCAATTCTATCAAAATCCTCTAGACAATATCCAGAGCACACAGACAAGCATATCCACTGAGATGGATTCTGGCGG GTTTCAGAACAAGGGTAGACGCAGGCATTCACAGCTGCCCCTGGCCTGGAAGCTGCTGCATGGAGCCAAGAAGATCAGCCGCCAGATGAGCCTGGCACTGACCCTGGCTGGCATGGTGATCATCAGTCTCATCTCTCTGGGCCAGCCCTGGATGCATTTCCAGGTGCCACTCACACCTCCTGGGCACCCTGATGGCTCCCTGACCATCCACATCAACACCATCTTCTTTATGCAGTGCCCTGACATCTACTGCATACAGGAGTACGACCAGAATGCTT ACTTGTTGGACTTCGCCTGGGCCTTTCTCATCCTTGCCAGCATCGctagcttcttcctctgcatcaTACTTATAAATATCATCTTCTTCACCAGCTCCAACTTGCGCATGCTGGACTTCTCCAACGTCATCATCAGCATCCTGGCAG GGACCAGCATGGTATTGGGGATCCTGTTCTACCTGATGCAGGCCCATGAATTTCTACAGGAAGGCATGACCTACAGGCTGGGGCGCAGCTTCTACCTGGCATGGATCAGCGTCTTTCTCTTCCTGATGACTG GTTTCTTTTCCTATCTGAACTACATGAATTTCTGGTCCATCCTGGCGCTCCAGGCCATCTGGACTTAG